The following DNA comes from Serinus canaria isolate serCan28SL12 chromosome 1A, serCan2020, whole genome shotgun sequence.
AACCCCGGTGCCGCGGAGctccgcccgcccggcccggcctgaCCCGACCCCGTAGCGATGGCTGCCCGGCTGTGCCGGCTGCCGAGGCGCCTCACGGCCGCCTTCAGCAGCGCCGCGGCCGCGGGAGCCGGGCAGGCCTCGCCGGCGGAGCCGCTGACGGAGCGGCAGCAGACGGGGGGCGTGCGGTGAGCGGGGGCGCCGGGGGCTCCGGGACGCGGCCGCGTTCGGAGCTCGGTGACCGTAACCGCGCTGTGTTTCACGGGTTTTGCAGCACCATCGTCCTGAACAACCCGCGGCGGCGGAACGCGCTGTCGCTGCCCATGCTGCAGAGCCTGCGGCGGGACCTGCTGCACGACGTCAAGAGCCGGGAGCTGCGCGTCATCGTCATCGCGGGTACCGCGGCACCCGCCGGGCGGGCACGGGCACACAGCGGCCAACGCGGGGCCGAAACCCAAACCTCGCTGGGAATTACAGGAAACGGGGCGGGAAGGGACCTGTGTGTTTCCCTAACGCCCCCATGGTCTGCCGCGGCTGTCAGTGCCCGGCAGGCCTCCCTGTCACGCTCTTCCTCTATACTCACCCCAGCTTCCTCTCTCCTGTACTTAATTCCTCATTCCTAACTCAGCACTAACGACTGACTGGGGTTTTGTTACGCTTTTGGTTTTAGCCAGCATGTCTCAGCATTAACATGTTTCAAAATGTTAGCACTGAATTCAGTCGGGGTATGGGGGTGTTTACACTTGGCATTTTAGGGTCAGGGTTAATTGGTTTTAAGATTGTATGGAAGGAATACTTTGAACAGAgcaaaagccaaacaaaaaaaaaaaagtcctaagAGTTACCAAAGTAAAGCATTAACATCCCCACATAGGGGTTTTGTGCAGAAACAGGCAAAGGTAGGATAGCGCTTGTTGCCCTGTTGACAGGTATAGACTGTAGTGAAAAACAAGGCTTCTGCAAATCAAgtgctctgcttccctgctctgagccaggaTCAGCCTCATCATTTGGTTTGTCAGAACTATTTTCAAAAACACTCCAGTGAAAGAAAGACTGCAATATCAATACCACTGACACCCACGACCCACAGAGGTAAAACAGCCTCTCACAGAGCCTGTTACAGTTTCCTTCCATTTACATATTAAGCTGTAGAGTTCTTAAAGATAATGAAACTTGAGATGTACTTAagccatcttttttttcctcttgctatTTTAAGATaaccttccttttccctccttccaaaCACCTCAGATAAATTGGTTTATTAATTTAGGATCATGCTGTTTCTTACACATAGGGGAAAACTCTGTGTATTAGGGCACACACACAAGAGTAGAAGAGAGCTGATTTCACAGGGGTGAGTTTAAATATGCATATTCCTCATTTCAAACAGCTGTTAGAAAATTTGCAAAACACTGTAGGCTCTTCTTTGGGAATGCAGTGCTCTGGGAGTTTGTGTGCACaactgcttttggttttttagaaATTGCACATTCCTGTTTATTTCTAATTCCCCTGCTgaataaaacacaaaagaagaaattgcaagaaaataaaagattccTCAGAGAATGCTTTGGGCCTTTAACACAGACTTTGATGTGGATTCCTTAATGAGGTTCAAATTAATGCAATTAATCTCCAGATATATATTGCCAACCCCATGAGCTGACTGACAATTGTCTGGTTATTTCTGGATAGATTGTGTCCCAATAATCTGGTTCATAAGAAATAAATCCATAGGTAAGTTTTGATCTGCATAGGTGTAGCTGGAAATGTCACAGCCATACAAATATCTGAGAAGTTCTGATGGACTGGAAAGCATCACATTGGTTCATTCTAGTGGCAGGTAGTCGCATGACAAAGGAAAGCTGTTGTTAAGATTGTATACCTATATCAAGTGTTTTGATCTTAGCAAATCCAAAGTTTGGTTCCACAGAAACCTCCTCTTTTGCTGCCCAAACCCTAAACAtgcttttgggggttttctgtAGATGACAGTTTAGTAGTGGAGAAAACACTCCAATAACCCTTCTGGTTCTCCTGTAGCAGAGAACAggagctttttcctttctttttccattgtGACCTTCAGCACCATGATAGGAAAAATATTGATGCTTATTAAGCAAAAGTTAATAATTAATTCTGGGTACAATAAGTGGACTAAGTATATTTATCAGTCTGAAAGCAGAGCACTCCAGCCTTGCTCCGGCTGATAAGCTTGTGATGTACTGAGGAGCTGGTTTTGAACATCCTTACACAAAACTGGGCTCAGAGGTGAAGTGCATTCTTTCTGACTGAGTTAAGTGCAATGGAAGTAAAATGAGACCTTGAAAAGTAGTAAAGGGTGTTACTGTGCTTAAATAATGTTGCATTGTAGCAATTACCACAAAACCcagaaggaaacattttgcAGTTCTGTTCAAAACTCCCTCCCCAAACTCCTTTTTGAACATTGACGTGTCATTGAGGTCCCTTAAGCTGGGACATTGATATGCTCAACCCCTGATTTCTTTATTACTTCAGACTGACTTTTCCTGAAATTCTTTGCAGCTAAAGGACCTGTATTTTGTTCGGGCCATGATTTAAAGGAGCTGTCAAGTGAAGATGATGTGAAGCATCATTCCCAAGTATTTGAACTATGTGCAGAGGTAAGCAGTTCTTCTTGAGTGTCTCTGCCATTGCCTGCTGTTAAGAGCAAGCATTGGTTTAAGGAGGGACAGCATTGGTCATCTGCTAGCTAAAGTACAGATTATTCCTTCATATTCCTTGATTTTTGCTGCTCTTCTATTTTAATGCCTGATCCTGGTGAAATTATGTTTGCTCTGGATTTCTCTACGTGTACATAGAAGGGCTAGAATGGCAATGTGCATGTCTCCAACAATGGGCACAGTCAGGGTGTGTTCCTTAGTTTAGTCAGTGTTCCTTGCAGCTGAGTATTTGGGCAAATTTGTCTTTTCTAGAAGTCTAGAGATAACCACTTTCACATCACTTGTGATCAAATGTTCTTTCCCAGCATTTATTTAGTTAAAAGTTCAGGATCAGCTTAAACAACAAGTAAACAATGTGACAGTAAGATCTGACTCACTGGTTGTCCAAGTTCTTGTTAAAGACACAGGTCAGGGAGGTGGGAAAGTTAAAGGGAATCCTAGAGCCTCTGGAGATATGGCGAAATCCCCTTTGATAGTGGTGGAGCTAGAATTTGACCCCTAATCCTCCTCAGTGTGACAACAGTGAGTACTTTGAAACCTTTTGTTCTAGTTGCTGCAGTACTAATGATCTGTAAGACATTGCTGAGCCCATATTTAAGGAATGCTGTAAAAGCCATGTGTGAAATCCACAGGCCCTTCATCATCCTTTCATCAGAAAGGAACCAAGATCCAAcagtttgggggatttttggtAAATAGAGAGAGGAAGGTACTTTTGATGGCTTCCAAAACAGGATTGTGTCATCCTGAATTTCCATACTGACCCCTCTTTTGTGCATGCAGGTTATGACTTTAATCCAGAAGCTTCCAGTGCCAGTGATTGCCAAAGTAAATGGCATGGCTACAGCAGCTGGCTGCCAGCTTGTGGCAAGCTGTGACATCGCAGTGGCAAGTGAGAAATCTCAGTTTGCTACTCCTGGAGTAAACATTGGGCTGTTCTGCTCCACACCAGCTGTGGCCTTGGGCAGATCTCTTCCAAGAAAGGTAAGTGTCCTTTCCAGATATTCTTCATAATGTTGCATAAAGTTGATTCCCATGTTAGGAGTTTCAGTTCCATTGCCTGaactttattttcctgcagtgcaacattcaaaatactttatttcaaaaGGCATCTCCATAACTCTTTGGactgggaaaaataataaagggTGAACTCTTGTTTAGGAAAGGCAGCTTTCTACTGATGTGACTCCAACCAGCACGAGCTCGTCCCAGCAGCCCACCAGCTCAGCaatccctttcctttccaaCAGACAGCTCAGGGGCTTTAGCCAATGATGTCCTCCCCTGAGGAGGAAACCCCTGCAAGTTCAGGATAACAATCCCACCGAGGCATCAATTCTTGCCAGGCAATGACATTTCACTGCCAGCAGGATCTGCCTGGCTGTAGATCAAGATGCTTTAAATAGCATCTAAAACCCTCCTATAGTGTCTTCCTGTTTTATGTCCTACTGATTGTGGCTGCACATCTCTCACTGCATAAAAAATAGTACAACCTGTAAAGCCAATTGGATTCATGCAGGCAGATGGTccaagcccagcagggctctgctgagaTGCAGTGACTGAACTGCACACATCCCATTGCTGGATAAAAGCTTCAGCTTGAAATTTCCCATCTGCAGGGACATCCTGTTCAAATAGAGTCCATGGGGGATTTTTCCAGGTCTGCTCTTGTGTGCAGTTGCAGCTGTTTCTGAGTTAGTATTTCTGGGCTGTAGGattaccttttaaaaatgtgtgggAAATACTTTTCTCTGTGCCACTTTTCAAAGCAATAAGAATATTTCCTACAGTTCCCAGAATTGgtaatttttaccttttaacAAAAGAAGTTGCCATTGTTTAGCTACCAGAACAAAGATGCTAATGAGGATAATAAGCTCTTATGATTCGGGCATTGGTCAATTGCTCTAGGAGCCTTGGAAAACTTTATTGATACATAGCATTGAATAGTCACTGAGtatttgggagattttttttagtttcaaaCCTCAAGCACCAGATGCTGGACGCAGCAGGAGACTGAAATAATGTGGCTATAAAAAGTCCATATTTAAAACCACTCATATTAAACTTAAAACTAGGACAGGTGTTGTCAAAAACTGCACATATGCCCAGCTTAAAATACCAAGTTCAGTCATTTGACTTTGTAGATGGATCTGCTTCTCTTTTAATTCCTACAGCAATCACTAGAGATTGTGGGCTTTTGAAAAGAAACCCAGGGCTGTCAGCCTAGGACAGCTGGAAGCAGTGGGCAGGTTTGAAGAGACCAGTTTTAGACTCAGTCCTTCTCTTTGCTGAGACCTCTTAACAGGTCCTTGGCTGCTTAAAAGACCAAAACACTTAAATCATTTGTGAAAAGAATAACTTGTACTTGAAGGAGGAGGCTGAAATTCCCCAAACAGAGCAAAGCACTGAGTTGGGTTGACTtacaatatttttccttgttcaGGTGGCACTGGAGATGCTTTTCACGGGTGAACCTCTCTCTGCCCACGAAGCGTTAATGCACGGGCTCATCAGCAAGGTGGTACCAGAAGACAAGCTGGAAGAAGAGACCATGAAAATCTCTCAGAAGATATGTGAAAGCAGCAAATCTGTCCTGGCCTTGGGGAAGGCCACCTTTTACAGACAGATAACCCAGGACCTTGACACTGCTTACAAAATAACTACTCAGGTCATGGTAGATAATTTGACTTTGAGAGATGGGCAGGAAGGCATTGAAGCCTTTGTTCAGAAGCGTAAGCCTGTCTGGTCACACTCTCAGGAGGAGAAGAAATGAGTCCTGTCTCTAAACAAACCTTAGCTGTGCTTTATGATTCTTCACGCAGTTGCCTTTGGGAactatatttttattcttactgAAGGTTAAATTTCTCTTCTTACAAATGGCATACACAATAAATTTACTCTAAGTATGTAATAAATgttaagaaaaatcaaagaagaTGGGTTTTCTTTAATAGCAGTGAATTTAATCTGTGGTTTTAAAAGGAACTCTGTGCTGCAAAAAACAGTTAACATGTCTCTGGTTACATATGGAGTCACAGGGGCTGAGAGGGAGCTCAGATCACCTTGTTCAGCATCTCCCCTCCATAGTTCAGGATGAGAATTgttatttattgttattaataaaatattgaagGGCTTGGACATATTCCAGAGATTATGGTAGTAGGTATGATAATGGATTCCAGTACTGTTAGAGTGTTGCAGACAGAAGCCTGTAACACAGTTGTCCATTGCTCCTCATATCTTCCTGTGAACTGTGGGTATCAGCAGCTTGTCCCCCACAAATCCTGATTTTCCACCATCAGTTCAACTCCCAGCTCTAGGGAGTTTTGTTGACTGCAGGGAGGATGAGCATGGGTTGGGGTGAAAGGCAGTGTTTTGCCCCAGCTGTACTTTCCAGGCTGGTGTGTTTGTTGGGAAGTCCATCgttgtgctcagagctgggcttttACCAGCACTGGAGAAGTTCAGCCATGGATTTAAAGACTTGAcaacttcaaaaaaaaaggggttCAGGTGCTCCTCTGGATAATCAGTTGCAGCCCTCcaggtgaatttttttttaatgtccagTCTGAGCCttgaagcagcattttctggCCTTTCCCCCTTGTTCCATTATTTGGCATGATCAAGAAAGTTCAGCTCCATTATCTGTGTAACTCTCTTCTAGCAGTCACAGGCTGCATGTAGACCACACTTAGATTTCTCTGTGCTAGACTGACAAGCCCTGCTTCCTCCACCCTCCCTCTAGGTCATGTTCCCTGGGTAACCATTTGGCATCCTTCCAGTAGACCAGTTCCAGTTTCTCCACATCCCTTTTGTACTGGTTGTGCCAAAACTGGGCTGTATCCTAAATATGGCTTCACCAGATTTGAGCAGAGGAGAGCAAAACAGGCCCCCCCTGTGCTGGCCTGTGAGTAGTGCTCAGTGTGTGTTTTGTCTGCTCTGTGATGAGAGTGCACTGCTGGCTTGGATTCAGCCAGGCATCCCCTGGGAGCCCACTTCCAGCAGGACTGTGCTCTGCCACTCTACTCCTCACTTGTACTGGTATCCTGTACTGGTTATTCTTCCCAGGTGAAGAAACTTGCATTTCTCCTTGGATCATGGTTGGTTTGGATTGAAGCCAGGCCATTTGGGGTGTCAGCCAATGCCCCAGTTTTGCAGAATCTGCAGATTTGCTGAGGATGTGTTACTGATGGCAGTACTGGATGAAAGGAGTCTTGGTATCAATCCATGGTGATCAACATGGGATGACCTCccagcaaacacattttttctgaagttcaaCATAGCCAAATCATGAGGGCTCATCCTTAAATAGACATCTAAGCAAGACCATGTGGATCACAGTAGGGATGgcccttttttctttgttgacAGTAGAAGCAGCCTAAAGGGCTTAGTGCAGACTTGGATGTCTTAAGTTAGATCAAATTAATCCTACCTATGGCTACTAAAAGTCCAGATGTGGAAATATCAGTTATACAGTTCCACAAAGCAAGTCCCTTTTCCATCTACAGgttcaaaagaacaaaattttcatttctgctacaagttttaattttaagaaggGAAACTTAAACTGTAATTGACCATTACACTGTTTCATATtgaatgtgaaaaatgtgcatCAGCACtaggtgttttaaaaatacaaatttttattGTTACCACCAGGAAAGATGGGTAAGTTTTTTACAAACTCACTTAGTTTATATAGTTTAGAAACTGTTATGAGCAATGGTGAGATGGAAGAGTTAAATCTGGAGCCCAGTAACCTTCATCATGTCCTTTCCAATGCAGTAAGATGCTGCACTTAGACTCTGTTCCCACATGCCACTCTAAAAGCATTAGGAAAGagtaaattgtttttaaaaatatttatatttaatggCTATCTTGCAACTACTCAGCAAATCTCAACTGGCTCTTTTGTTCCAGGCTTTTAGAAATAAGTACATTATCTGATTTTTGCAGAACAGTGCCCTTTCCAGCTAACTGCAGTAATAAAATGGTTTCACTGGCCATCTTAAAGCATGAGTGACAGTTTAGATAAGCACATTCTTTCAGATATTCAGAAATTCTTCTACAGTTGATTGCCATCTACAGAGTTTGGCATTATTATTAGCTGCATTCAGATcttgaagagaaaatatattttgttttaattcagttttcacAATATTTGTACAATTTCATGTAGTAAATTATGTAATAATAGAATTATAGGATCATCCtagattggtttgggttggaagggaccttaaagaccatctaatTCCAACTccatggcagagacaccttccactagaccaggttgctcttgacacttccagggatggggcatccacagcttctctggaaaacatgttccagtgcttcaccatcCTCAgattaaagaatttcttcctaatacccaatctaaacctaccctctttcagtttcaAACCACTCtgctttgtcctgtcactagtGCTTTTGTAATTAGCAATCATCACTTCTAAAAATGTTGGTATCCACAGGAACATTTCCCTCTTGGTTGAACACTAGACAGAAAAGCTTCAGAAGGTTTTATAACATTCCTACACTGGCCCCTGAAGACTGACAAAACaacttaatttttcatttctgacttgcatgggctttttatttttgcctacATCTGCCCTTATTGTTTAATTTAATGGATTTACAGGCTATTCCTGGGAAACAGAGCAGTTCAAGAATTGTTAATTAAGTACTACAGCCAAGAAGCAGCAAATCAAATGATAGATTGGGAGCCTTACCACTGTGTTTATCTGCTGCCTGAGGGAAGAGTTTGTTCCAAAATAGCAAGGATGCTATCCCTTGTCACCCCCtccatttttattaaagaatcTCTCTGCAGAGAAGTATGCCAGGTAATTAGCCTAGTTTCAAGTCACCCTAACAGCATGTGGCTCTGGAAACAAAGTGCAACTCCATCTGCACACAGCCTCTAGGATGCAGCTTATCCTTGGAAAGGACCAACAGGGACACATTTTTTATCCGTATATACAGGAACAGCTGGAATGGAAACCAGTCATGATATGCAAGCAAAGAATTGCCAGCATGAATGGAATGAACTGCCTCAGAGTCCATGGAGGCCTTAGAATGGCTTTGAGACATTACCTGGAAATTTTAGAGAATATACAAAGGCAAAATCTAGAGGATATGATTGTTTTACTTGGGATATAGCTTCAGGCTCCCCTCATGAACAAGGTAAATGAAAAGCCAGAGAGCAGTGACAACACAAGGCACAAGACTATTCCTAATTCATGGACCAGGCAATGACCTGCCTCACCAC
Coding sequences within:
- the ECHDC3 gene encoding enoyl-CoA hydratase domain-containing protein 3, mitochondrial — protein: MAARLCRLPRRLTAAFSSAAAAGAGQASPAEPLTERQQTGGVRTIVLNNPRRRNALSLPMLQSLRRDLLHDVKSRELRVIVIAAKGPVFCSGHDLKELSSEDDVKHHSQVFELCAEVMTLIQKLPVPVIAKVNGMATAAGCQLVASCDIAVASEKSQFATPGVNIGLFCSTPAVALGRSLPRKVALEMLFTGEPLSAHEALMHGLISKVVPEDKLEEETMKISQKICESSKSVLALGKATFYRQITQDLDTAYKITTQVMVDNLTLRDGQEGIEAFVQKRKPVWSHSQEEKK